The Candidatus Nanosynbacter featherlites region CGCCAAGCCCAATGCACCAGCAGTGTGACCACTACCAGCCTGCTCCAGCATGGTGATAATGGAGCGGCGCACTGACGCAGTGTGCTGCTCCAACTGTTTATGCGTGACGTTTGGCTGCACTAACCCAACATGCCCTTTTTGTTAATTTCATTTTGAATGTTTTGGTAGGCTTCTCGAGGATTTGGCGATTTTTGGATGGCGCCACCAACCACCAAAACATTGACACCGCTATGCGCCAAGCCGTAGGCGTTGTCTGGCATAACGCCACCGTCCCAGCCAATTTCTACAGCAGGATTGATGTCTTTGATGAGGCGGATTTTTTCCAATTGCATCAAACTAGCACTACCGCCAAAACGGCCAAGCTCACCAGAAAATATCATGACGTGGTCTGATGCCTTGATGAGATCAACAACGGTACTCGGAACGGTCGGACGCATCAACACCAAGCCAGCTTTGATATCTGCTTGTTTGATTTTCTGCAGCGCACCAAGGACATCGCCCTCAGACTCAGCGTGCAATAAAATCATATTTGGGCGCAGCGCTACCAAATCTTCGATGTATTCGTCAACATTCTTCACCATGGCATGAATATCAATCTGCCAGCCTTCTGGTGCCCACAAATCTCGCAAACCAACCGTCAAGTTTGGTGCAAATTGCCCATCAGAAATATCAATGTGCGCTCGCTCGGCAAAACCAGTGATTCGCTCAATTTGTTCTTTGTATTGATCAACATTTTCCGCCAGAATACTGGGAGTAATTACTGTGTTCATAATAATTGGTCCAACTGCGCATTGCGCCTATTAAATCTTGGTGCGTCAACATACGGAGTGTTGAGCCATGTTTCCATGATCCCCTTCCACGCCGCTTCATTGTCTTCCAAAACACGAGCTGGCAAACACAACACGTTTGAGTTATTGTCCTGGCGTGTCATTTTGGCTTCGTAGGCATCCCAAATGACGCTGGCACGAATCCCCTTGAAACGGTTCGCCGCCATGCACATACCTTGACCGCCACCACAAATCAAAATTGCTCGTGGATCGTCCGATTCATCACCAATCACTCGCAGAGCCGCCGCTTGAGCAAACTGAGGAAAATCATCATCCGGGTTCAGCTCTCGCCCGCCAACATCTTCGACTTCATAGTTATTTTTCACCAAATACGCGAAGACTTTTTCTTTCAACAGAAAACCGCGATGATCAGATCCCAAGTAAATTTTCATACTCATAAGTATAAGCGGTTTGGGAGCTTTTTGCAAATTAGCCAGCGCGCTTCAAAACAGCGCCAATATCTGCCACCAACTCTACCAAACGGTTCGAATAACCCCACTCATTGTCGTACCAAACCATGACTTTGATCAGATTGCCACCAACGACTTTGGTGAGTGGCAAATCAACAACGCCAGAGTGTGAATTGCCAATGAAATCCCTGCTGACGAGCGGCTCTTCGCTGACACCCAAAATGCCTTGATAGAACGTGTCTTGTGCGGCTTTTTTGAATGCCTCATTTACCTGCTCAACCGTCACGTCACGTCGCAGAAGTGCCGTCACGTCGCTGAGAGAAACCACTGGAGTTGGTACGCGCACACTCAGACCATCAAACTTGCCAGTTAGCTGCGGCAAAGTTTTCGTCACAGCAATGGCTGCGCCCGTTGTTGTCGGCACCATGTTTTCAGCTGCGTTACGGCCTTCACGCAAATCCTTGGACGGCGCGTCTTGCAATCTTTGGCTAGCGGTGTAGCTGTGTACTGTTGTCAGCATTGATTTTTCCACGCCAAACTCTGCATCCAAAACTGCCATCACCGCACCCAAGCTGTTGGTCGTGCAGCTGGCATTTGAGACAATCGGCGTCGCCGAGGCGATCTTGTCGTCATTAGTACCAAATACAATCGTATCGATACCATCAGACTTGGTTGGACCACTGATGACCACGCGCTTAGCACCAGCTTCCAGGTGTCTGCTCGCGCCCTCTTTGTCAGTAAAGAAGCCAGTCGATTCAATCACCACGTCAATATTCATATCTTTCCACGGTAATTGCTGCGGCTCTTTCTCAGCCAAAACCTTGACAGATTGACCATCGACGATGAGTTCATTTTCTGTAAACGTCACTTGGCGGCCGTATTCACCGTAGTTACTGTCGTGTTTAAGGAGATATGCCAGTGTCTTTGTGTCCGTCAAATCATTGATGGCGACAATCTCCAAGTCGCTCCGCTCGCGCGCAATCTTAAAGGCATTACGCCCAATCCGCCCAAAGCCGTTAATTGCTATTCTTGTTGCTGCCATACTGCCCTCCCTGTTAAGTGTTAGCCTTTTCTCCTATTATATACCAAACTATTTTTCGCTTCTAGCGTGAAACTCTGCAAACAGACCAATGCCGATAAATACAACCGTCATAGAGCCTGCGACAAAGATACTCATAGTATTTGACAGAAAACCAAACAATAATGCACATGGGATGAATATCAGGCGACCAACAGTGTTGATCACCGAACCGGCACCGGCGCGATATTTCGACGGTAGATAGTGCTGCATTTTTGACGTAAGCGCAAGAACTAGTGCAAATGACAATGTACCAATGACAAACTGCAGTCCAACGGTTAGCCAAAATGATGGGCTGATAGTCATGCCGATTGCGGAGATAAAACAGACAGCTAACGCCAACAGAACTCGTCGTCGAGTCGCGAAGAAGCGAACAATTGCACCGCCAGAACTATATGTACCCGTGATGATAGCTCCTGCTATACCAAACAATGCCGCCGGCATAGACAACGCCGCATACCACAGTTGATAGAACTCGCCATTCATTTTCTGTACCAAAAATACTACCAGCATAACAACCACCAGCCAGGCAAGGTCAGGGTTCTTGAAAACAGCCGCAAACGTACCCTTCGTATGCTCAATCAATTTCGCATCGGTTGATTGTTTGTGAATCGTTGTGTCTCGATAGAACAATAAGATCACCGCCGCCAGGCCTGCAGTTATGATTGTTGCAAAGAACGCCGACCTAAGCGATGTGGCAGACGCCAACCATCCGCCTAATAACGCGCTGATGATTAAAGCAATGCCGCCAAGCATCTCAAAGCGACCCAAAATCTTATCGTAGTTTCTTGTATGCCCCTGCTCTTCTTTGAGCAAGTCATAAATCATGGCTGAACCAGTACCGCTGGCAAGAGCATCAAAGAATCCCCAGAATGCTGCCGACACAACATATAGCGACGGGTCATTGCTAATCCACCCAAAATAACTGCTTAGTAACATACTTAAGGCCGACAAGATCATGACGCCTTTTCGACTCCACCGATCCGCCAGCACACCAGATGGTACTTCCATGAAGACTGACATTACCGCATAAATCGCCGCCATCAAACCAATACTGGCGTCATTGAATCCTATGCTGTACATAAAGAGTTTTTCAATGGAATACCAAAATACAAAACACAACAGGAACTTCGCAATAAACAGTGGCGCCAAGCGTCGGACGAGCGGATTTTTCACCCCATTATTATACCACAATGTTATACTATATATATGACGCGTGAAGAGTTACTCGCCACAGCTGGGCAAAAGTATGATGAGGTGCCAGTGCTGGTTTTGGCGAGTGCCATTGACTATGCTACTGAAAAACACGCCGGACAAAAACGCAAAAGCGGCGAACCATATATCAATCATCCGTTGGCGGTGGCCGAGATTTTGATTGAATGGGGCATGGACATCGACACGGTGGTGGCGGGCGTGCTGCATGACACGGTCGAGGACACCGACGCGACGCTAGATGAACTGGAGAGTTTATTTGGACGAGATGTGGCGTTCTTGGTGGATGGCGTGACCAAGGTGTCGCAGGCGCGCGCTGGCATGCGCAGTCTGGACAGCTATTTGCCACACACCAAGGACAATTTGACTAAATTGATGATCGCAGTCGGCGAGGACGTGCGGGTAATTATCATCAAGCTGGCGGATCGCTTACACAATATGCGGACGCTGCAATTTATGTCGCCTGAGAAGCAGAAAAAAATTGCTCGCGAGACGATCGAGGTGTTTGCGCCACTAGCAGACCGATTGAACATGGGACGGGTGCGGGTGCAGCTGGAAGAATTGAGCTTCAAATATTTGATGCCGAAAGATTTTCACCGCACCAAGAGTTTGATGGATAGCCGATTGAAAAAGTCGCAGCGAAAACTGGACCGTGTTCGCCGTGAAGTTGAGGCGCGACTAAAGGAAGAAAAGCTGGTTTTCCAGATGGACGGTCGCGTCAAAAGCGTCTACAGTCTGTTTAAAAAACTTGATAAGGTCGGCGATATTGATAAGATTTATGATTTGATCGCACTGCGAGTGATTGTCGATGATTTATCGACAGGCTATTTGGTATTAGGAATTCTACACGATATGTATCAGCCGATGTACGAGCGAATCAAAGACTATGTTGCCAACCCAAAGCCGAATGGCTACCAAAGTCTACACACCACCGTGCAAACGCCGAGTGGGCAAATTGTTGAATTTCAAATTCGCACCAAAGAGATGCACGAATACGCTGAGCGTGGTTTGGCGGCCAGCTTCCATTACAACGAGCAGAAGTTGACTGATGCTTACAAAAAAGGCCGCATGGGCGCCATGCCGGCGGATTTGTCGTGGATTCGCGACCTTCAGGAAGCAGCGGCGCTGGCTGGCGAGGGTAAACGATTTGACTCTGATAAGTTCCGCATGAAATTATTCTCGGACCGCATTTTCGTGTATTCTCCAAAAGGCGATATTTATGATTTGCCGCGCGGCGCTTTCCCGCTGGATTATGCCTACCGCATTCACTCCGACATCGCAGCACACGCTAGCGGTTTCAAGATCAATGGCGTCATGAAGCCGTTTACCTATCACTTGCGGCACGGCGACACCATCGAAGTCTTAACCAAAAAGTCCGCCCACCCGAAGCCGGACTGGCGCGAGCTGATTATAACGCCTCATGCTAAGGACAAACTGCGTTTGCAATTGTCGCGTAGCGGCGGCATCTTGCAGCAACTGACCGGCGGCGTTTCATCACTGTTTCGGCATCGATAGTAAATAACAGCTTTTAACAGAGTAGAAATAAAATACCACACCTCAACCAGAGTGCTCTTTACAGGTGACTTGCAGTCAGCCTGTGGCGTTCGGCTGACGTGGCTTCGCGCCCGTCACAGCCTCTGGAATGAGGGTGGTATTATTGTTCTGTTGCGTCGATACTCTTACGCTTGCTCGTTCCAGCGGGTGATTGAATCGCGGATGATTTGCTTGGCTCGCTCAACATCGCCAAAACCCTTGACAACTGTCGAGCCTGGCTTTTTCATATCTTTGTAGTGATTGAAATGATGCTCAATTTGCTTGAGCAGCTGTGGCGGCAAATCTTCCAACGAATTGATAGCATCGCCAGTATTGCGATCATCAGCTGGCACCACGATCACCTTATCGTCAACTTCATCATCATCAACAAATTCCAGCACACCGATAACCTTTGCTTCCATGAAAATGCCTGTTGTCAGCGGCTGGTCGGTGATGATCAAGGCGTCCAATTCGTCGCCGTCCTCGTCCAATGTCTGCGGGATAAAACCATAGTTAGTTGGCTTGGCGAAAATTGCTGGCTCAACGCGGTCCAGCTGCATCACTGCTAGCTCACGGTTCCATTCAATCTTGTGGTTTGAGCCCTGCGGGATCTCAACGACAACATTGACGATGCCGTTTTCTACGTCACCCGGTGTCAAAATTTGGTTAAAGTCTGCCATGATTTACTCCTC contains the following coding sequences:
- a CDS encoding RelA/SpoT family protein is translated as MTREELLATAGQKYDEVPVLVLASAIDYATEKHAGQKRKSGEPYINHPLAVAEILIEWGMDIDTVVAGVLHDTVEDTDATLDELESLFGRDVAFLVDGVTKVSQARAGMRSLDSYLPHTKDNLTKLMIAVGEDVRVIIIKLADRLHNMRTLQFMSPEKQKKIARETIEVFAPLADRLNMGRVRVQLEELSFKYLMPKDFHRTKSLMDSRLKKSQRKLDRVRREVEARLKEEKLVFQMDGRVKSVYSLFKKLDKVGDIDKIYDLIALRVIVDDLSTGYLVLGILHDMYQPMYERIKDYVANPKPNGYQSLHTTVQTPSGQIVEFQIRTKEMHEYAERGLAASFHYNEQKLTDAYKKGRMGAMPADLSWIRDLQEAAALAGEGKRFDSDKFRMKLFSDRIFVYSPKGDIYDLPRGAFPLDYAYRIHSDIAAHASGFKINGVMKPFTYHLRHGDTIEVLTKKSAHPKPDWRELIITPHAKDKLRLQLSRSGGILQQLTGGVSSLFRHR
- a CDS encoding ribulose-phosphate 3-epimerase gives rise to the protein MNTVITPSILAENVDQYKEQIERITGFAERAHIDISDGQFAPNLTVGLRDLWAPEGWQIDIHAMVKNVDEYIEDLVALRPNMILLHAESEGDVLGALQKIKQADIKAGLVLMRPTVPSTVVDLIKASDHVMIFSGELGRFGGSASLMQLEKIRLIKDINPAVEIGWDGGVMPDNAYGLAHSGVNVLVVGGAIQKSPNPREAYQNIQNEINKKGMLG
- the gap gene encoding type I glyceraldehyde-3-phosphate dehydrogenase, with translation MAATRIAINGFGRIGRNAFKIARERSDLEIVAINDLTDTKTLAYLLKHDSNYGEYGRQVTFTENELIVDGQSVKVLAEKEPQQLPWKDMNIDVVIESTGFFTDKEGASRHLEAGAKRVVISGPTKSDGIDTIVFGTNDDKIASATPIVSNASCTTNSLGAVMAVLDAEFGVEKSMLTTVHSYTASQRLQDAPSKDLREGRNAAENMVPTTTGAAIAVTKTLPQLTGKFDGLSVRVPTPVVSLSDVTALLRRDVTVEQVNEAFKKAAQDTFYQGILGVSEEPLVSRDFIGNSHSGVVDLPLTKVVGGNLIKVMVWYDNEWGYSNRLVELVADIGAVLKRAG
- a CDS encoding RpiB/LacA/LacB family sugar-phosphate isomerase, whose protein sequence is MKIYLGSDHRGFLLKEKVFAYLVKNNYEVEDVGGRELNPDDDFPQFAQAAALRVIGDESDDPRAILICGGGQGMCMAANRFKGIRASVIWDAYEAKMTRQDNNSNVLCLPARVLEDNEAAWKGIMETWLNTPYVDAPRFNRRNAQLDQLL
- a CDS encoding MFS transporter, whose protein sequence is MKNPLVRRLAPLFIAKFLLCFVFWYSIEKLFMYSIGFNDASIGLMAAIYAVMSVFMEVPSGVLADRWSRKGVMILSALSMLLSSYFGWISNDPSLYVVSAAFWGFFDALASGTGSAMIYDLLKEEQGHTRNYDKILGRFEMLGGIALIISALLGGWLASATSLRSAFFATIITAGLAAVILLFYRDTTIHKQSTDAKLIEHTKGTFAAVFKNPDLAWLVVVMLVVFLVQKMNGEFYQLWYAALSMPAALFGIAGAIITGTYSSGGAIVRFFATRRRVLLALAVCFISAIGMTISPSFWLTVGLQFVIGTLSFALVLALTSKMQHYLPSKYRAGAGSVINTVGRLIFIPCALLFGFLSNTMSIFVAGSMTVVFIGIGLFAEFHARSEK
- a CDS encoding inorganic diphosphatase, which encodes MADFNQILTPGDVENGIVNVVVEIPQGSNHKIEWNRELAVMQLDRVEPAIFAKPTNYGFIPQTLDEDGDELDALIITDQPLTTGIFMEAKVIGVLEFVDDDEVDDKVIVVPADDRNTGDAINSLEDLPPQLLKQIEHHFNHYKDMKKPGSTVVKGFGDVERAKQIIRDSITRWNEQA